From Streptomyces sp. NBC_01460, a single genomic window includes:
- a CDS encoding NADP-dependent oxidoreductase — protein sequence MKAVRFQTFGGPEVLEIVDLPDPHPGPGEVRIAVRAAGINPSDWKKRRGLMDEELPQTLGHEAAGVVDELGEGVADVAVGDRVFGFCTEGAAQAELAVLSHYAPVPPSLGFPAAAALPAAVETATRALDRLGVTSGGTLLISGASGSVGSAAVQLAVVRGARVIGTSGPGRHAYLRALGAEPVSYGEGLTERVRALAPDGVDTALDVAGSGILPELIDLAGGSEHVVTIADFRGAQDHGVAFSSGDADRAVHALAEIGELIESARFSLPVARTFPLSGIAEAHRAGEEGRVRGKLVLVVGPSAGGSR from the coding sequence ATGAAGGCAGTCCGTTTCCAGACGTTCGGGGGCCCGGAGGTCCTCGAGATCGTGGATCTCCCCGATCCTCATCCGGGTCCGGGCGAGGTCAGGATCGCCGTGCGCGCGGCCGGGATCAACCCGAGCGACTGGAAGAAGCGCAGGGGCCTCATGGACGAGGAGCTCCCGCAGACCTTGGGTCATGAGGCGGCGGGCGTCGTCGACGAGCTCGGCGAGGGCGTCGCCGACGTGGCTGTCGGCGATCGCGTCTTCGGCTTCTGCACCGAGGGAGCCGCCCAGGCCGAGCTGGCGGTGCTCTCCCACTACGCGCCGGTCCCGCCCTCACTCGGCTTCCCCGCCGCCGCGGCGCTGCCGGCCGCGGTCGAGACGGCCACGCGCGCGCTCGACCGGCTCGGCGTCACGAGCGGCGGCACCCTGCTGATCAGCGGCGCCTCCGGAAGCGTCGGCAGCGCCGCGGTGCAGCTCGCCGTGGTCCGCGGCGCGCGCGTGATCGGCACGTCAGGTCCAGGACGTCACGCGTACCTGCGCGCGCTGGGGGCCGAGCCCGTCTCCTACGGCGAGGGCCTCACCGAGCGCGTGCGTGCGCTCGCGCCCGACGGTGTCGACACCGCGCTCGACGTCGCCGGGAGCGGCATCCTGCCCGAGCTCATCGACCTGGCCGGCGGCTCGGAGCACGTCGTGACGATCGCCGACTTCCGCGGGGCACAGGATCACGGCGTGGCGTTCAGCAGTGGGGACGCCGACCGCGCGGTCCACGCGCTGGCGGAGATCGGCGAGTTGATCGAGTCGGCGCGCTTCTCCCTCCCGGTCGCGCGGACGTTCCCGCTCTCCGGGATCGCCGAGGCGCACCGCGCCGGCGAGGAGGGCCGGGTGCGCGGGAAGCTCGTGCTGGTGGTCGGCCCGTCTGCCGGTGGATCCAGGTGA
- a CDS encoding ricin-type beta-trefoil lectin domain protein yields MDGDPVTRLPLGRALRRGLGAAAAAALLTGLVVTPASGAAAATGQITGLGGKCVDVAGAATADGTPVQLYDCNGSAAQQWTTGSDGTLRALGKCLDVASGGTADGTRTQLWSCNGSAAQRWSLSAARDIVNPQADKCLDVTGNTSANGTRLQIWTCTGAANQKWTAPSGGTTPPGPGAMAVAPYLYNGWGSPPSPTTVMNATGVKWFTLAFVLSNGYCNPQWDGSRPLTGGVDQQTVNTVRAAGGDVIPSFGGWSGNKLESSCGSAAELAAAYQKVINAYGLKAIDIDIEAAAYDSPTVQQRTVDALKTVRANNPGIKLYVTFGTGQNGPDSSLISKAAASGLTVDSWTIMPFNFGGSGQNMGQLTVRAAEGLKNTVKSAYGYSDDQAYRHTGISSMNGVTDNGETVTVDDFRTILGYAQQRHLARLTFWSVNRDRPCTGGGADTCSGVSQQPWDFTRVLAQYTG; encoded by the coding sequence GTGGACGGTGACCCGGTGACACGCCTTCCGCTCGGCCGCGCCCTGCGGCGTGGCCTGGGCGCGGCAGCCGCGGCCGCTCTGCTCACCGGCCTGGTCGTCACCCCCGCGAGCGGGGCCGCGGCGGCCACCGGACAGATCACGGGGCTGGGCGGGAAGTGCGTCGACGTCGCCGGGGCCGCCACGGCGGACGGCACGCCGGTGCAGCTCTACGACTGCAACGGCAGCGCGGCACAGCAGTGGACCACCGGGAGCGACGGAACCCTCCGCGCCCTCGGCAAGTGCCTCGACGTCGCGTCCGGCGGGACGGCCGACGGCACCCGGACCCAGCTGTGGAGCTGCAACGGGAGCGCCGCCCAGCGGTGGTCCCTCAGCGCCGCGCGCGACATCGTCAACCCGCAGGCCGACAAGTGCCTGGACGTGACCGGCAACACGTCCGCGAACGGCACACGGCTGCAGATCTGGACCTGTACCGGCGCCGCGAACCAGAAGTGGACGGCGCCGAGCGGTGGCACCACCCCGCCCGGGCCGGGTGCGATGGCCGTGGCGCCGTACCTCTACAACGGCTGGGGCAGCCCGCCGAGCCCCACCACGGTGATGAACGCGACCGGGGTGAAGTGGTTCACGCTCGCGTTCGTCCTCAGCAACGGCTACTGCAACCCGCAGTGGGACGGGAGCCGTCCCCTCACAGGCGGCGTCGACCAGCAGACGGTCAACACCGTCCGAGCCGCCGGGGGTGACGTGATCCCGTCGTTCGGCGGCTGGAGCGGCAACAAGCTGGAGAGCTCCTGCGGCAGCGCCGCGGAGCTGGCCGCCGCCTACCAGAAGGTCATCAACGCCTACGGGCTCAAGGCCATCGACATCGACATCGAGGCGGCGGCCTACGACAGCCCGACCGTCCAGCAGCGCACGGTCGATGCGCTGAAGACCGTCCGGGCGAACAACCCGGGGATCAAGCTGTACGTCACCTTCGGCACCGGCCAGAACGGTCCGGACAGCAGCCTGATCAGCAAGGCGGCCGCGTCCGGGCTCACGGTGGACAGCTGGACGATCATGCCGTTCAACTTCGGCGGCAGCGGTCAGAACATGGGTCAGCTCACCGTCCGCGCCGCCGAGGGGCTGAAGAACACGGTCAAGAGCGCCTACGGGTACTCGGACGACCAGGCCTACCGGCACACGGGCATCTCGTCGATGAACGGCGTCACCGACAACGGCGAGACAGTAACCGTCGACGACTTCCGTACCATCCTCGGCTATGCCCAGCAGCGTCATCTGGCACGGCTGACCTTCTGGTCGGTCAATCGTGACCGGCCCTGCACCGGCGGTGGGGCGGACACCTGCTCGGGTGTCTCCCAGCAGCCGTGGGACTTCACCCGCGTCCTCGCCCAGTACACCGGCTGA